CGTCTTCCTTTATCTGTTGGCGTAGGATTCATCGAAATCGCGTCTGTAATAACTTCATTCAATGTAGAACTTTGAACACGTTTTTTATGATTTTCACTCGCTTCTTTAATGTAAGGGAATAATGTACGTAATCTCGTACGTTCTTTTGCAGATACAAAAGCAATCTGTGCATAGTCTAAAAATTGGAACTCTTTTCGCACTTCATCTTCAAACTTTTTCATTGTTTTACTATCTTTTTCAACTGTATCCCATTTATTTACAACGATTACTACTGCCTTACCTTGTTCGTGTGCATAACCAGCTACACGTTTATCTTGTTCAATAATACCTTGTTCAGCATCGATTACTACAAGAACAACGTTTGAACGTTCAATCGCTTTTAATGCTCTTAACACTGAATATTTTTCAGTTGATTCATATACTTTACCTTTTTTTCGCATACCAGCAGTATCGATTAAAACATAATCTTGTCCGTCATAACTATATTCAGTATCGATTGCATCTCTTGTTGTTCCTGCAACATTAGAGACAATGACACGATCTTCACCTAAAATAGCATTTACTAAACTTGATTTACCTACATTTGGACGTCCAATTATTGAAAGACGAATCGTATCTTCATCATAAGGGTCTTCTTCCTCTTCACCAAAATGTGATACAACTGCATCTAACAAATCACCAAGACCTAAACCATGTGATCCGGATATTGGATATGGTTCTCCAAAACCTAATGAATAGAAATCATACACGTCTGTACGCATTTCCATATTATCTACTTTATTAACCGCTAATACGACCGGCTTTTTAGATTTGTATAAAATTTGAGCAACCATTTCATCGCTTTGTGTCAATCCTTCACGTACGTTAACCATAAAAATGATAACATCCGCTTCATCAATGGCGATTTCTGCCTGCGCTCTAATTTGTGTTTGGAATGGTGCATCACCAATTTCGATACCACCAGTATCAATAATATTAAAATCGTGTGTCAACCACTCACCTGAAGAATAAATACGGTCTCGTGTTACCCCTGGCGTATCTTCAACAATTGATACACGTTCACCAACTATTCTATTAAAAATTGTAGATTTACCTACGTTAGGCCTACCCACAATTGCTACTATAGGTTTAGTCATAAGCTAACTTCCTCTCTTTCTTATATCTTTTTAATAATATCACATGACACTGTGTAATCAAAATGTGTTTATAACCGTGCTAAGAAAAATTATTATTAAAATATAACAATTCAAAATAACTAACTTTTTCTGTTCTCTATTATTCATTACAATTTTAGTTAATTGCAGAAAAATACTCCACATGTTAATCAAAAGCATGTGGAGTTCATCATAATATTTATATTTAAATTATAATTTAAGATTTTTCAGCTTATCACCAATCATATCGCCAATCGTAGGATTGTCTTCATCTTCATTATCTAAGTATGCCTCAGTTGTTGCAGGATCACTTTCAATAACATCTTCATTTGGTAATGTAGCTTTAATAGACAATGATACTCTCTCATTTTCTTCATCAATGCCCAAAATTTTAACGCTAACTTGTTGACCAGGTTCTAGTACTTCTCCTGGTGAACCAATATGTTTATGTGCAATTTCTGAAATGTGTACAAGTCCTTGCACACCAGGTGCGATTTCAACAAATGCACCAAAATTAGCTAATCTAACTACAACACCTTCGATTACATCGTTTTCATGGAATTGACCTTTAATGTTTTCGAATGGTGTAGGCAATGTATCTTTGATTGATAATGAAATACGTTCTGTATCTCTATCAATAGATTTAATTTTAACTTTTACATCTTGACCAATTGAGACTACCTCTTCTGGTGTTTGAACATGTTCATGTGAAAGTTCTGACACGTGAACTAGACCATCAACACCACCGATATCAATAAATGCACCAAATTGTGTTAAGCGCGCTACTTTACCGTCAATAACATCGCCTTCATTTAAAGATTGTAATAATTGATCCTTTTTAGCGTCATTTTCTTCTTGTTCAACTGCTTTACGGCTTAAAATGACTCTATTATTTTCTGGGTCTAACTCTTCAACTTTAATGCGAATTGTTTGTCCATCAAATACAGAGAAATCCTCAATGAAGTCTGTTGAAATTAATGAAGCTGGTACAAAACCTCTTTGCCCTACATCTACAACTAAACCACCTTTAACTACTTCCGTAACTTTCGCTTCGATGATTTCGTTATTATCCAATTTTTCTTGTAAATAGCTATAAGACTTTTCAGTTTCAAGTTGTCTTCTAGATAAAATATAAGCACCAGATTCATTTTCTTCATCAAACTCAACTTTAGTGACATACGCTTCAACTTCGTCGCCCACTTTTACAACTTCACTTGGGCTATCGATATGATGCGTAGATAGTTGACTAATAGGTATAATACCGTTAAATTTACCACCGTTGATATGAACAACAACTTGTTTATCTTCAACTTGTTGTACTTCACCAGTGACTTTGTCACCTTCTTTAATATCGTTAATCATTGATTCATTGAATTCTTCAGTCATCTTGTTTGCCTCCTTATACACTACATATTTATAACATCTTATAAACTGACAGAATTGTCAAGAAATTCTACCTCGATTACATTTTGCGAAATAGTCATATACATAAATATGTCACTTTATCATATTCAAGTCGTCATATCGATAAATATTTATTACAACCATTTTTGTATCAAAGTAATACAGTCCGCTATGTTTATACATATTTTTTGTATAAAAATTAGCATAACTCATTATTTAGTTTAATAAGTCTGTCATTTCATTGTTCTCTACAAGATATATTATAGTAAAATTTTATACTTTTATAAAACAAAAAGCCACGCAATTGAGAAACTTTTACATTTTGTTAGTAAGAAGTGTGTATATTAGGCATCATTCTTTAATGATTACATTTGTTAATCGTAATAATAAGTCATTGCTAAATAGCACTTTAATATTGATGTATTTTAAAGCATCTCTTTAATTTTAAAAAAGTAAATTTAAATAACATGCTATTTTAGCTTTTTTGTTAATACAATTCATAGGTTGTTTATAAATCAGTTGAATTACTAATATGCTTGGTTTAATTACACACTTTTATTTCTAGTATTATCGTTAT
This is a stretch of genomic DNA from Staphylococcus roterodami. It encodes these proteins:
- the der gene encoding ribosome biogenesis GTPase Der, giving the protein MTKPIVAIVGRPNVGKSTIFNRIVGERVSIVEDTPGVTRDRIYSSGEWLTHDFNIIDTGGIEIGDAPFQTQIRAQAEIAIDEADVIIFMVNVREGLTQSDEMVAQILYKSKKPVVLAVNKVDNMEMRTDVYDFYSLGFGEPYPISGSHGLGLGDLLDAVVSHFGEEEEDPYDEDTIRLSIIGRPNVGKSSLVNAILGEDRVIVSNVAGTTRDAIDTEYSYDGQDYVLIDTAGMRKKGKVYESTEKYSVLRALKAIERSNVVLVVIDAEQGIIEQDKRVAGYAHEQGKAVVIVVNKWDTVEKDSKTMKKFEDEVRKEFQFLDYAQIAFVSAKERTRLRTLFPYIKEASENHKKRVQSSTLNEVITDAISMNPTPTDKGRRLNVFYATQVAIEPPTFVVFVNDVELMHFSYKRYLENQIRAAFGFEGTPIHIIARKRN
- the rpsA gene encoding 30S ribosomal protein S1, with the protein product MTEEFNESMINDIKEGDKVTGEVQQVEDKQVVVHINGGKFNGIIPISQLSTHHIDSPSEVVKVGDEVEAYVTKVEFDEENESGAYILSRRQLETEKSYSYLQEKLDNNEIIEAKVTEVVKGGLVVDVGQRGFVPASLISTDFIEDFSVFDGQTIRIKVEELDPENNRVILSRKAVEQEENDAKKDQLLQSLNEGDVIDGKVARLTQFGAFIDIGGVDGLVHVSELSHEHVQTPEEVVSIGQDVKVKIKSIDRDTERISLSIKDTLPTPFENIKGQFHENDVIEGVVVRLANFGAFVEIAPGVQGLVHISEIAHKHIGSPGEVLEPGQQVSVKILGIDEENERVSLSIKATLPNEDVIESDPATTEAYLDNEDEDNPTIGDMIGDKLKNLKL